In Polaromonas sp. JS666, one genomic interval encodes:
- the fahA gene encoding fumarylacetoacetase, whose amino-acid sequence MNDSLNATHDPALRSWVTSANAADTDFPIQNLPFGRFRRVGSAEAFRIGVAIGDQALDLKAAGLIATDDMNVLMAMGAAERQALRAAISEGLREGSPSQSAWLSALLPQAGLEMTLPCRIGDYTDFYTGIHHATTVGKLFRPDAPLLPNYKWVPIGYHGRASSIGVSGQSFPRPLGQTKGPNEEVPVLRPSHRMDYELELGVFMGQGNAPGDRLTMDQAEAHAFGMVLLNDWSARDVQAWEYQPLGPFLAKNFASTISPWIVTMEALAPFRAPFVRPEGDPQPLPYLDSAGNRQQGGIDVELEVWLQTLAMRDAGQGPVRLSQSSFRDAYWTVAQMITHHTVNGCNLQPGDLLGSGTLSGARPEQAGSLLELSSGGKNPLTLANGETRTFLEDGDSIILRGYCARAGFRRIGFGDCQGRLLPARS is encoded by the coding sequence ATGAATGATTCGCTCAATGCCACCCACGACCCGGCGCTTCGCAGCTGGGTGACTTCCGCCAACGCGGCGGACACCGACTTTCCGATCCAGAATCTGCCCTTCGGCCGTTTTCGGCGCGTCGGCAGCGCTGAAGCCTTTCGCATCGGTGTTGCCATTGGCGACCAGGCGCTTGATTTGAAAGCGGCCGGTCTCATCGCCACGGATGACATGAATGTGCTGATGGCCATGGGCGCTGCAGAGCGCCAGGCCCTGCGCGCAGCGATCTCTGAAGGCCTGCGCGAAGGCAGCCCAAGCCAGTCCGCATGGCTCAGCGCGCTGTTGCCGCAGGCGGGGCTTGAAATGACCTTGCCTTGCCGTATCGGCGACTACACCGACTTCTACACCGGCATTCATCACGCCACCACCGTCGGCAAGCTGTTTCGCCCCGATGCGCCACTGTTGCCCAACTACAAGTGGGTACCGATTGGCTACCACGGCCGTGCATCGTCCATCGGGGTCAGCGGCCAGTCGTTTCCCCGACCGCTGGGCCAGACCAAAGGCCCCAACGAAGAAGTACCGGTTTTGCGGCCCAGTCACCGGATGGACTACGAGCTGGAGCTGGGCGTTTTCATGGGGCAGGGCAATGCGCCGGGCGACCGGCTCACGATGGACCAGGCGGAGGCCCACGCCTTTGGCATGGTGCTGCTCAATGACTGGTCGGCGCGCGATGTGCAGGCCTGGGAATACCAGCCGCTGGGGCCCTTCCTGGCCAAAAACTTTGCCAGCACCATCTCGCCCTGGATCGTGACGATGGAGGCCCTGGCGCCTTTTCGTGCGCCCTTCGTGCGGCCCGAGGGTGACCCGCAACCTTTGCCGTACCTCGACTCAGCAGGCAACCGGCAGCAAGGCGGTATCGACGTGGAACTCGAGGTCTGGCTGCAGACCCTGGCCATGCGCGATGCCGGCCAGGGTCCGGTGCGCCTGTCGCAGTCGAGCTTTCGCGATGCCTACTGGACAGTGGCGCAAATGATCACGCACCACACCGTGAACGGCTGCAACCTGCAGCCGGGCGACCTGTTAGGCTCCGGCACGCTGTCGGGCGCCAGGCCCGAGCAGGCTGGCTCGCTGCTGGAACTGAGTTCGGGCGGAAAGAACCCGCTGACGCTGGCCAATGGGGAAACGCGCACCTTCCTCGAAGACGGTGACTCCATCATCCTGCGCGGTTACTGCGCGCGCGCCGGTTTCCGTCGTATCGGCTTTGGCGATTGCCAGGGCCGGCTGTTGCCCGCGCGCAGCTAA
- the hmgA gene encoding homogentisate 1,2-dioxygenase: MNTDALRYQSGFGNEFVSEAVAGALPEGRNSPQRAPHDLYTELLSGTAFTAPRAENRRSWLYRRQPSVVSGAYQAYAQPQWTTGAAGGMAVAPDPLRWNPFAIPAEALDFVDGMRTVAANGDAEAQTGMAAHVYVANRSMSQRAMVNADGEMLLVPQQGRVVLKTELGLLEVRPGEVAVVPRGMAFSVALPDGASRGYVCENYGAHFRLPELGPIGSNGLANARDFMAPTAAFDDVAAPAGGFDIIKKYGGRLWTAKQPASPFNVVAWHGNLVPYKYDTAHFMTIGSISYDHPDPSIFTVLTSPSDTPGTANCDFVIFPPRWLVAENTFRPPWYHRNLMSEFMGLVYGQYDAKPEGFKPGGASLHNCMVPHGPDAEAFEKASTAELAPHKLDNTLAFMFESRYRFIPTAFAMEGGALDTGYLSCWAGLKDQFKP, encoded by the coding sequence ATGAACACAGACGCCTTGCGCTACCAGTCCGGTTTTGGCAACGAGTTTGTCAGTGAAGCCGTTGCGGGTGCCTTGCCCGAGGGCCGCAACAGCCCGCAGCGCGCGCCCCATGACCTGTACACCGAGCTGTTGTCGGGCACCGCCTTCACGGCACCGCGCGCCGAGAATCGCCGTAGCTGGCTGTACCGCCGCCAGCCCTCCGTGGTCAGCGGCGCTTACCAGGCCTATGCACAGCCGCAGTGGACGACCGGTGCGGCGGGCGGCATGGCCGTTGCGCCCGACCCGCTGCGCTGGAACCCGTTTGCCATCCCGGCCGAGGCGCTGGACTTTGTGGACGGCATGCGCACCGTGGCGGCCAACGGCGATGCCGAGGCCCAAACCGGCATGGCTGCGCACGTGTATGTGGCCAACCGGTCCATGTCGCAACGCGCCATGGTCAATGCCGACGGTGAAATGCTGCTGGTACCGCAGCAGGGCCGGGTGGTGCTGAAGACGGAACTCGGCCTGCTGGAGGTCAGGCCCGGCGAGGTGGCCGTGGTGCCGCGCGGCATGGCCTTCAGCGTGGCGCTGCCAGACGGCGCGTCACGCGGCTACGTCTGCGAGAACTACGGCGCGCATTTCCGCCTGCCGGAACTGGGCCCGATCGGCTCCAATGGCCTGGCCAATGCGCGGGATTTCATGGCGCCCACGGCGGCGTTCGATGACGTGGCAGCCCCCGCCGGCGGGTTCGACATCATCAAGAAGTATGGCGGCCGCCTGTGGACTGCGAAGCAGCCCGCCAGCCCCTTCAATGTGGTGGCATGGCACGGCAACCTGGTGCCCTACAAGTACGACACCGCCCATTTCATGACGATCGGCTCCATCAGTTACGACCATCCGGACCCGTCCATTTTCACGGTGCTGACTTCGCCATCGGACACCCCCGGCACGGCCAACTGCGACTTCGTGATCTTCCCGCCGCGCTGGCTGGTGGCCGAAAACACCTTCCGTCCGCCCTGGTACCACCGCAACCTCATGAGCGAATTCATGGGGCTGGTGTATGGCCAGTATGACGCCAAGCCCGAAGGCTTCAAGCCGGGCGGCGCTTCGCTGCACAACTGCATGGTGCCGCACGGACCGGACGCCGAGGCCTTTGAGAAAGCCAGCACCGCCGAGCTGGCGCCGCACAAGCTGGACAACACGCTGGCCTTCATGTTTGAAAGCCGCTACCGCTTTATTCCCACCGCATTTGCCATGGAAGGCGGTGCGCTGGATACCGGTTACCTCAGCTGCTGGGCGGGCCTCAAGGATCAATTCAAGCCCTGA
- a CDS encoding MarR family winged helix-turn-helix transcriptional regulator, producing the protein MIKLDRTLTYRLHLLHKLTDIESQRAYVAGAGLSMSDGRCLTAVGTFAPLSVNDLAKKANLNKGQASRAAQSLVDQGLVLKAASPTDGRGVVLTLTPRGKAAWQRAMQVVGQRNQEIFNVLSAAERTQLSDFFDRLIDQARANGDAADADGADD; encoded by the coding sequence ATGATCAAGCTCGACAGGACCCTGACTTACCGCCTGCATTTGCTGCACAAGCTGACCGACATTGAAAGTCAGCGCGCCTATGTGGCCGGGGCAGGGCTGTCCATGAGCGACGGCCGCTGCCTCACGGCGGTGGGCACTTTTGCGCCGCTGTCGGTTAACGACCTGGCAAAAAAGGCCAACCTGAACAAGGGGCAGGCCAGCCGGGCCGCGCAGTCGCTGGTTGACCAGGGCCTGGTGCTCAAGGCTGCCAGCCCGACGGACGGGCGCGGCGTGGTGCTGACGCTCACGCCCAGGGGCAAGGCGGCATGGCAGCGTGCCATGCAGGTGGTGGGGCAGCGAAACCAGGAAATTTTCAATGTGCTGAGCGCTGCCGAGCGAACCCAGCTCAGCGATTTTTTCGACCGCCTGATCGATCAGGCCCGGGCCAATGGCGACGCGGCTGATGCTGATGGCGCCGATGACTGA
- a CDS encoding Bug family tripartite tricarboxylate transporter substrate binding protein — protein MQNLPAFIRRSMALLALAATAASAQSFPTRPIEWVVPYPAGGGSDVVARALTEAMGSALGQPIVINNKPGAATNIGADYVAHAKPDGYTVLTGDTATLAANPALYTKLSYSAEKDLAPIGLLARFPMILVVNPAIPVKNLAEFTAWAKTQKSGVSYATPGAGSPHHLATELFRGKTGLNLVHVPYRGAAPAVQDVTGGQLPFMFVDTASGMAFINAGRLRPIGIASPHRVKNFEAIPTLDEQGLKGFEAYVWQGLVAPAGTPADVIGKLNKTLVDALNSTSVKARFQVLGLEPTPSTPAQMATYAKAEREKWAQVIRASGIKLD, from the coding sequence ATGCAAAACCTTCCCGCCTTCATCCGCCGTTCTATGGCGCTCCTGGCCTTGGCCGCAACGGCCGCCTCGGCGCAAAGCTTTCCCACCAGGCCCATCGAGTGGGTGGTGCCTTACCCCGCCGGTGGCGGATCCGACGTGGTGGCCCGGGCGCTGACAGAAGCGATGGGCAGCGCGCTGGGGCAACCGATCGTCATCAACAACAAGCCGGGCGCCGCCACCAACATTGGCGCTGACTATGTGGCCCATGCCAAACCGGACGGCTACACGGTGCTCACCGGCGACACCGCCACGCTGGCCGCGAACCCGGCGCTTTATACCAAGCTGAGCTACAGCGCCGAAAAAGACCTGGCGCCCATTGGCCTGCTGGCCCGCTTTCCCATGATCCTGGTGGTCAACCCGGCGATTCCCGTGAAGAACCTGGCCGAATTCACGGCCTGGGCCAAGACCCAGAAGTCCGGGGTCAGCTACGCCACGCCAGGCGCGGGCAGCCCGCACCACCTGGCCACGGAACTGTTTCGCGGCAAGACCGGATTGAACCTGGTGCATGTTCCTTACCGCGGTGCGGCGCCGGCGGTGCAGGATGTGACGGGTGGCCAGCTGCCCTTCATGTTTGTCGATACGGCCAGCGGCATGGCTTTCATCAATGCGGGGCGCCTGCGTCCCATCGGCATTGCCAGTCCGCACCGCGTGAAGAACTTCGAAGCCATTCCCACGCTGGACGAGCAGGGCCTCAAGGGCTTTGAAGCCTATGTGTGGCAAGGTCTGGTGGCACCGGCCGGAACGCCAGCCGACGTGATCGGTAAACTGAACAAAACGCTGGTCGACGCGCTCAATTCCACGTCGGTGAAGGCGCGTTTCCAGGTTCTGGGGCTGGAGCCCACGCCCAGCACGCCGGCCCAGATGGCTACTTATGCCAAGGCCGAACGCGAAAAGTGGGCGCAGGTGATTCGCGCCAGCGGCATCAAGCTGGACTGA
- a CDS encoding FAD-dependent oxidoreductase: MSLAALLGHHGIASLVIEADDGYCAGSRAICMSRRSQEILGWVGADQPLVEKGLSWVGGRSYFRDREVLHFQMPSEPTQRFAPMVNIQQFYAEEFAHKAALAQGGLVDVRWSSKVTAVRPQADGAQVDVQGADGVHTVQADWVVACDGGRSTVREQLGLQLEGTQYEGRYVIVDVVQKTRRAVERLAWFDPPSNPGSTILMHRQPDDVWRIDYQIRDDEDPVEAVKPENVLPRVQSHLSMIGEDEPWEPLWISIYNAKCLTLPSYRHGRVLFAGDAAHLVPIFGVRGLNSGLDDAANLAWKLALVQQGRAADSLLDSYSTERVLATRENIAYGAKSTEFMAPPNYGFKLLREAALRLATEDAAVNSLLNPRQSTPVEYVGSPLNLPSQGGAPQAGLRAGMPAPEARLLGASGHVHLTSCFGAGFVVLYFAQHGRLPDDIAALAAPAEGSPAAVRVICIASQGEPAVNTLVDEAGQARERYGAADGSVWLVRPDGYLMGRWTGAPPAAVQAALQPFQQHLTASPARPL; encoded by the coding sequence ATGAGCCTGGCGGCCCTGCTCGGACACCATGGCATTGCCAGTCTTGTGATTGAAGCCGACGACGGCTATTGCGCCGGCAGCCGGGCGATTTGCATGTCGCGCCGCTCGCAGGAAATACTGGGCTGGGTCGGCGCCGACCAACCGCTGGTCGAAAAGGGCCTGTCCTGGGTCGGCGGGCGCAGTTATTTTCGCGACCGGGAGGTGCTGCATTTCCAGATGCCGAGCGAGCCGACACAGCGCTTCGCGCCCATGGTCAACATCCAGCAGTTCTATGCCGAGGAGTTCGCCCACAAGGCGGCCCTGGCGCAGGGCGGCCTTGTCGACGTGCGCTGGTCCAGCAAGGTGACCGCGGTCCGGCCGCAGGCGGATGGCGCGCAGGTGGATGTCCAGGGGGCCGATGGGGTGCACACGGTGCAGGCGGACTGGGTTGTGGCTTGTGACGGGGGCCGCAGCACGGTGCGTGAGCAGCTTGGCCTGCAACTGGAAGGCACCCAGTACGAAGGCCGCTACGTCATCGTGGACGTGGTGCAAAAAACCCGCCGCGCCGTGGAGCGCCTGGCCTGGTTTGACCCCCCGTCCAATCCCGGCTCGACCATTCTGATGCATCGCCAGCCTGACGATGTCTGGCGCATCGACTACCAGATCCGCGACGACGAGGATCCGGTGGAGGCGGTGAAGCCTGAAAACGTGCTGCCGCGTGTGCAAAGCCATCTTTCGATGATTGGCGAGGACGAGCCCTGGGAGCCGCTGTGGATTTCGATCTACAACGCCAAATGCCTCACGCTGCCCAGCTATCGCCATGGCCGTGTGCTGTTTGCCGGCGATGCGGCCCACCTGGTGCCGATTTTCGGGGTGCGCGGACTCAACTCGGGTCTCGACGATGCGGCCAATTTGGCCTGGAAGCTGGCGCTGGTGCAGCAGGGGCGGGCGGCCGATTCCCTGCTGGACAGCTATTCGACCGAGCGCGTGCTTGCCACCCGCGAGAACATTGCCTACGGCGCCAAAAGCACGGAGTTCATGGCGCCGCCCAATTACGGTTTCAAATTGCTGCGCGAGGCGGCGCTGCGTCTGGCCACCGAAGACGCAGCCGTCAATTCGCTGCTCAACCCACGCCAGTCCACACCCGTTGAATATGTGGGCTCTCCGCTGAACCTGCCTTCGCAGGGGGGCGCGCCTCAGGCCGGGCTCCGCGCCGGCATGCCCGCGCCGGAGGCCAGGTTGCTCGGCGCCAGTGGCCACGTCCACCTGACGTCGTGCTTCGGTGCCGGTTTTGTGGTGCTGTATTTCGCGCAGCATGGCCGGCTGCCGGACGATATCGCCGCATTGGCCGCGCCCGCAGAGGGCAGTCCCGCCGCGGTCCGCGTGATCTGCATTGCCAGCCAGGGTGAGCCTGCCGTGAACACGCTGGTCGACGAGGCCGGACAAGCCCGGGAGCGTTACGGCGCGGCCGACGGCTCGGTGTGGCTGGTGCGGCCTGACGGGTACCTGATGGGGCGCTGGACGGGCGCACCGCCCGCCGCTGTTCAGGCAGCCTTGCAGCCTTTTCAGCAACACCTCACCGCCAGCCCGGCCCGCCCGCTGTGA
- a CDS encoding CHRD domain-containing protein — translation MLLHRQASRISRAAIMVAAVTAITGCGLMDRQSNLVAFTTQLRGANEVPPTASRATGSVDAVLNKDTNLFRWKVSFSGLTGPATGAHFHGPAAIGVNAGIVLPWQGPIVSPLEGRATLTPTQAADLMAGRWYANIHTVANPAGEVRGQMTVRN, via the coding sequence ATGCTCCTCCATCGTCAAGCAAGCCGTATTTCCCGTGCCGCCATCATGGTGGCGGCTGTGACCGCCATCACCGGCTGCGGCTTGATGGATCGCCAGTCCAACCTGGTGGCGTTTACCACCCAGTTGCGGGGCGCCAACGAGGTGCCGCCCACTGCCAGCCGCGCTACCGGCTCGGTCGACGCGGTGCTCAATAAAGACACCAACCTGTTTCGCTGGAAAGTCAGCTTCAGCGGCCTGACCGGGCCCGCCACGGGCGCCCACTTTCACGGCCCTGCTGCCATTGGTGTCAACGCAGGTATTGTGCTGCCTTGGCAGGGCCCCATCGTCAGCCCCCTCGAAGGCCGGGCCACGCTGACGCCGACACAGGCTGCGGACCTGATGGCTGGCCGCTGGTACGCCAATATTCACACGGTGGCCAACCCCGCAGGCGAAGTACGTGGCCAGATGACAGTGCGCAATTAG